The genomic region attaaaaatgtggTTTAAAAATCGATTGATATAATGGCTAGATGAATAAGTGTCCAATTGAACTATTTGAGACCAAAATCACACAACAAATTCAAGTAATAACTCTAATggaactctaattaatctaaataaaataaagagttaTATGATAAGCAAGTTCTGATGAAAATTCCTATTACATAGTGAGATGACAAGTAATGGATTTTGataacaatttttattaaattgggAAGTGATAATGTAGtgaattaatttggtaaaagtTTTGTTCTTGTCAATCCatgaaaagataaaagtaataaattatgGTAATAATGAATCATATAAATATGGAATTATCTGTTATTAAAATATGCTCTGCTGATTATTAAGATATGTTCAAGAATTATAATAgtagtaattttttatatatagagtttaaggtaaaaaaaaaaacgattTGGATTCCTgggtacttactaagcttttacAAGTGTAACGTGTGTTTTAAACACGTAGATGGAAGATCGAATTAAAGCTCTAGATTCAGGTTGAGATTTCAACTCATCTCATCTCATCTCATAACCAAGGCTTGAAGAGAGTACgaatttgatattttggttATAGAATATGACATGTACACAAGTTACTGCAActgttttgatataatttgagttttataatgattaattgaCGTGAAATCGTCGAAGTTGCTTCGGCAATGAATGTAACATCTAAGTACTTTGACCCGATGTTCGGGTCGGATATGAGGGTGTTACATTGTTGgtaaccattttgtaacttttcataattaggtaacaaaaaatttcactaataattaggtattaattttataatttttcatactTGGGTGAACAAAAagaatttactaatagttgaaGGATTTACTAATAGTTCAGTGAGTAATAGTTTGATTTACCCAAAAATCTATGTACTTACAAGAGGGGTAGGCTAATTACCCCCTATCCATAAATGAATTCATTACTGGAGGACCATTATCCATAAATGAATAAACTTAAACAGGAATGCAGTGGATGGATCAATGATATCCAGTACCGGTAGGCAGTTGAGGTAGAGAAAATATTGGGTCATCAGTAACTTTTCAGTGCTTATAAAGGCAATCCCCCCCCTCCTCCTTTTTGCTGCAGCTTTATTAACTGACGTAGTACTAGAGTAGTAAAGGCAGCAGCAAGATGGAAGTTCCCTTTTTCCCAACCCTTTTCTCCTGTATCAAAGACTTGGTGGTGCAACAAGCCTTGTTCTCAACCTTGGAGGATTGGCTAGTGAAGCATCCCAAAATCCTCCAGTTTTCATGGGAAAATGGCCAAACACCAGCCTCCTCTCATCGCTTCCTCACCCTCACTGTCTTGTCTTACATCTCTTTCACCTTCGTTCTCTCCCAACTATCTCGCCCTTCACTTTCACGTCCACTCCTCAAATCAATCGCAGCCGTCCACAACATCTTCCTCCTTACCCTTTCTTTCATCATGGCCCTGGGTTGCCTCGTTTCCATCTTCTCCCAGGTGCCTAACTTCAACACCCTCGTTTGCTTCCCTAGGGGTACATCCCCATCGGGCCCTCTCTTTTTCTGGGCATACATCTTCTACCTCTCCAAGATTGTTGAATTCATGGACACCCTTTTGATCATCCTCAGCGGATCCATGAAGAGGCTATCCTTCCTTCACGTCTACCATCACTCCATGGTGGTCATCATGTGTTATATTTGCTTAGACAGTGCTCAGTCCTCCGTACCCATGGTGCTGATCACCAACTGCGTGGTGCATGTCGTAATGTACACCTATTACCTGTTGTGCACCCTGGGGATGCACCCCAAGTGGAAGAAAATGGTGACGGATTTTCAACTAGTGCAGTTCCGGTTAAGCTTTTTGATCATGGCCATGCTTGTGTTCTACCACTTCACTGCTTCTGGCTGCTCTGGGATTCTGAGTTGGTGTTTCAATGGAGCCTTCAACGTCTCTCTTCTCTACTTGTTCTCAGACTTTCATGCCAAGAGTTACTCCACCAATGCCAAGGTCTTCAAGggtaataattaattaaaccatcttttttttgtttttccatttcGTTTCCATTGTTACATGTAGTAATTGTTTCAGAGTGATTCAGTTCAAGCTCATGAATCTGGTATAGAATCTTAATCGTGAAAGCTGGTATTGTCAAACCAAGGAGGATGGAGTTCAtgttccatttattttattgattgaatGAATAAGTACGTAGGATAAAACATTTGTGTACCTCTTTCCAAGGCTTTTGTGAGTTGAGCCTTATTGTTTGATAGTTGAAATTCGAGGGACGGTTTTATTTGGTGAATGTTTCGGAGTTTCCGAAATTCTATGGTCGAGTTTTATTATCACTTTAGCTGGTATTTCAAGTTAACTTCGTGATCAACTTTTAAGGATGATCTCTTAAGTCTTCGATTTTGCTTGTATTTTCATCTTTGTAAGGGCAGATGCTAtccttttattaataaattcacTGTAACTTATTCAAAAACTTTAGTACCAAAAACTCGTTACTTTATTATACATCTATTTCATTGGTTACCTAAGATAGAAACAATGATTACCAACAAGATTTCCTGTGTCAGTGGAAGGCAGGGATAAGTCTACCGTCAtccataaacaaaaataaatgtcTATATTGTATTTGGCTTTTTGACGAAAATAATATACCCCAATTTTGTTATCGACAACGCCACCTGGCCAAACCCGTAAGTggaatagaattaaaaaaaaaagtttagataaaaaataagattttttaaataagtcaGTAGAAATTTTTGGTTCGGGCTCAGCTTAACTCAACTTGAATAAGCCTAAActtctttacatgttttattattgttatatcatTGTTTTActattgttatattattattttgccatcattttactattatattgttattattttattgtaattgtttaaatattatataactcttattttattgttaattttgttactattttagatgcatttacttgttaagttgcaactattttagttatatttaaatataaagacttttttaatacattttcaatttgttaaaaatatttattttaatgttttaatatattttatgtattatatttttatataaaaatacggGCAGTCAGGTTAGAATAgagtttagcatttttaatttgaataaagtttGAACAGAATTTTAAGTCTACTTTTTGAGCTCGAGCTTGGGCCTAAATTTGTGGCCCAAACCGACTCAACCGAGCCCATCCCATGATTAAATGTACTATTTACCGAAATGGAATGTGGGTTCACCAGGGTGGGCAAATTGGCCTATATGTGAAAGGGGAGCAGGGAGATGCTGAATCGGTGCATGGGTTCCTTGCTCCCTTGACAGAGACAAGCCCTTTCATTGTGGGAATTTGGGAAAAAATGCCAGAAtccaaaagtaaaaaaacttTTTGGTTAATAAGAATAGCTTGTATTCAAAACaaccctttaaaaaaaaaaaaaaccccactttgctaaaaaaaaaaaatctgttgTGAAGAtcttcagagaaaaaaaaaagcaccaCTTGCAAAAATGGAGAATGATTTCATTGCATATGTATACTAGAAAGGCCAAATTTATCGGTCTAAAGTTGGCTTTGTTTTTAAATCCAATCAAAAGGTCGGCGTAAGGTTCAGCCATGATACTAAGATTGATGAATTAAGAAGAAATATTGACACGAAAATATCCCATCATTGTGGAAGTTATTTTCGTGTTATGAGTTGCAAAGGCACCGGTGTAACCAATGGATGGAAAGGCTTTAAGGAGAAGTTGGCCAAGGGTAGTTGATTGGTTCAATTCTACGGAACATTATCAATTATCAGTGGGCCCAAAGTTTTGACAATGGGTCTCGATACGGTCATATGGCCACAATTTTAGCAGAGGCAATAAACTCCATATTTAAAGGAGTTCGTCATCTACCATTTTCAATTGTATTCTCGACAATGCTCTATAGGTTGGTCGTGTTGGTGCCACTGATGTGTACAAAGCAGGAAAAACAAATAGAGGTAGGGAACATTTACTCGGAGGATCGAAGGAAAGCGATGGTTATGaacataataaaaacaaacaaaatgttAGTTCAACTATACTCTGACGTCAATCAGACCTTTCATGTGATTGAATTTGTTAGCGTTTGGGCAGGCATCCTACCTAGGTCATATCATGTTGATCTTTTGAATAGATGATGTAATTatgagaaatttcaaaaattccgaccaatttctttttgtctctctttctcttatctttttttatgttcttattattttaaaaaatataatttcatttatatttcactatttaaaatttaaaaaataaattatttatatatttgttagcctttcaaataatattttataccctaataattattttattttgtatcaaTATTAAGTCTCACCGAATATATTATTGTGAAGGAGTTTATGTTTGGAGTTTTGTATTTAACTTTGGGGGTAGCAACGTGTTGACATTTTGTGTGAGCCGAAGAGTGatggaaaaaacaaaaacaaaggcACCAAAACTGGGGTATGCGTTCGGCCAAAAACAACATATTAAACGTTTCCAAACTATTAACCCAAATATAACATGAAAAACAGAAATGAGATTGAAGAAGCAAGCAACCATTAGTTTGTTTGtttcattcctttttcttttcttcctttaatGGCTCCTTctatttcttctattttcatttCCCACACTTTCAATTCTTTCGCTTCCTTCACTAACTGctctaaaaacaacaaaaaccacACTACTCCACCTTCACAACATAAAAATCATCgacttttttcttcttctccagGAAAAGTGTCTTTCGCCGCTGCAACAGGGGAGCTTTTCTTGGGAATTGCATCAAGATTTATTAAAAGCAGTTCCAATTATGAAGATTCAGGCTCTACAATCCCTGTTTTCAGCAGACCCAGAAAGAGAATCAATGGGAGTGAGGCTGGAAACAATGATAAGGACAGAATTGGGTTAGTGATGGAGGATGAAATTGAGCCAGAGGTGATATGGGAACAACGAGTCAAGGATATTGaagctgaaaaagaaagaagagtgGTTACTAGCCCTGGTTTTAGCTTCTCTGCTGCTGGCCTCTTGTTTCCTTATCATCTTGGAGTGGCCCAGTTCCTCATTGAAAAGGGTTATATAAAGGTTTGATCTTTTGCTTCCCCCCCCTCATTTTACAGAAGTAGATTGTATGATTGTTCATCAATTCAGTTTGATTTCTGTTAACTGGCAGGTTCTTGTTTATTGGTAGGGAAATTCATTTAGAAATCTCTTTCTTTTGAGAGAAGCTAGAATTGAAGAATCTTGGCTTTCTTGAGCTCTAATTTTATGCTATAAGCAAGCATATGAAGTTAAGTGATGGTTCCTATTTTAAAGTAGATACCGTAGTCCGTATATTTTCTAGAAAgtaacaattttaaaacataattaaacttGATCACTATTCTGTTAaccttggttttttttttcttgagaaCACTGACAAACTCTTTATATGACTCTGTGCTGTAATATTTCATCATGAACCACTCTGGCCATACctgatatttctttttttccactcTGATGCAGGAAACCACACCATTGGCTGGTTCATCTGCTGGTGCCATAATATGTGCAGTGATTGCTTCTGGAGCTAGCATGGATGAAGCCTTAAAAGCTACTAAGGACCTGGCTGATGATTGCCGGCTTAAAGGGACTGCATTTCGTCTTGGGGTATGCCTAGGCCTAGCACAGTGACTTATTTGTGGCTTAATGCACTTAGAGTTAGCAATAAACTAATTTCAATTGGTAACTTTTAGCCACTCACATGACTTGTTTGTGgcaaagagaaggaaaaattttgcttattttggTTAGCTCTTGCTTTTTACTATAGTTTTTACTCATCTTTCTAacttcaagtttaaatttatactaattattctttattttaagtCTAACGATTTTAACACatgtattaaataaacattttccTCATGTTATTACACTAGTAACCACAcgtgtcattattattttgttttataaattttagtttctttatgtttttatagTGTGTATGATTGATGGTCATTAATTGCTAATAATCATGTATATTTGCAATCTAATTTCTCAACACAAACGGATGCAAAGATTAACATTTGAATTTAATCATGAATGATTTTAAAGGATCTTGATTTCATCAGCTTTGATATTTTAGTGGCTTAATATCTCATTTACTTTTTTTGGCCATTTGCTTATCATCCCACTAAAGAACTCATATTTCTGCATCAGCTTTTGATAAGTTTTCACTTTTATGTTAACTTATGCTTTTTTAAAACCGACAGGCTGTTCTCCGAGATATTCTTGACAAGTTTCTGCCTGATGATATTCATACTAGGTCCAATGGGAGGGTTCGTGGTGAGTATGATTATTTGAAAACAAACTAGAAACTGTACGTATATTCTTTTATACTGGGAGTACATAGAGctgataattaaattttctttgaagcatatgagaaaataatattatcatcCTACAATTGTAATCTTTGAATGACACATTTAGATCATGATAACATTGAGATAGCTGCTCAGATCAAGCTGGTAATAAGGAAAAAGTAGATAGGCGTTGGGGTAGTAACATGCAAAGCATTGGTCAAATCATAATGTTAGAGAGATGCTAGCTGAGGTCTagattgttttttaaaataccGAAGTAGCTACAAACACATTATGAAGACGGTGGAGGGTGTTACTATAACTTCAGTTGTTTTTACACTAGATTCACTAATCTACCTTTCTCTGTGCCAAGataaattctctctttttaGTGTATGACATTCTTTATAAAGCAATTTGCATAACATTGATGTCTGATTTTGACTTGCGAATCTCCACCACTTTGAGCAATTAACATTTCTTTTATTGTGCAACTATAATGTCAGTTGCTGTAACTCAGATTCTTTGGAGGCCTAGGGGTTTACTGGTAGATCAATTTGATTCTAAAGAAGATTTGATCAATGCAgtcattacatcttccttcattcCTGGGTAATTGGTTAAGGCATAGTTCTGCATTGAAAGGCTTGCTATGAAGTTACGAGAACCTGATACAAAACATCTTTGCAGGTATCTTGCTCCTCGCCCAGCAACAATGTTCCGAAATCGTCTATGCATTGATGGGGGTTTGACATTATTTATGCCCCCAACATCTGCTTCTAAAACGGTATTTTCTTGAGATTGTTTAAAACTGAACCTGCCTCCAAAAATTCCGGGAAACTATTTGTCCCAAGACGTTCTATTTTACTGAAATTTGCAATCTGATATAGGTTTGAAACAAGAATATTTAGTCATAAatggttttgaattgaattgctAGCTGTTGAGTGTCATTTTGATATTCTGATTAGCACTACAATAATATATGTGGTCTCAAAAGTTACTGAAGTGTTTTGTAGCTATCGAATACAAAGCTTGGATTCAGTCAAATCTGTTTTATGATCCACATATCACTTTACATGTGATTATTGTTAAGACTTGAAAAAGCCTTGTATAGTAATTCACCATAGTTTATTAATCACTGGTCAAGATTTACAAGGACGAGATTGGCCTGCGTTTATATGTAGTGTTATTACTCTTGTTTATCCGATATTTTACAGTTGCAGTGAACTGTGGAATTGAAGTCTTTTGACTTTGAGATAGGTAAAAAGTGGTAGTATCCTATTCCACTGGACCTAATACCAAGCAATGATGATTACACAAACTTACTCCTGATGGTGATATGATGGCTGATTTGTCTTTGCAGGTCCGAGTCTGTGCTTTCCCAGCCAGTCAGTTGGGGTTGCAAGGAATTGGGATTAGTCCAGACTGCAATCCTGAGAATAGGGCTAGTGGAAGAGAGGTAATCCCGTAGGTCTGCAAATATTGATTGTTTCCCTCAAGTATAAACCTCTGAACTCTTGTTGCCAACTCCTCACAGCTTTTCAATTGGGCATTGGAGCCAGCAGATGATGAAATTCTTGATAGGCTCTTTGAGTTTGGATATATAGATGCGGCCGTATGGGGAGAGCAGAACCCTGTCAAGGACATTGTTGCAGATAACAGTCCCCTTGTTGGGAATGGTTCTGCCAAGTAAATACTTAGATGGTCGGATAGCATTTCAGGGTAACTCTCAAGTCTCAACCCTGGCAAGTAGGAGAATCGAATTTCATTTGGAGTGCTAGACCATGGCTAAAATATAGATATAGTAGCCAAgattatataaagtttatatggTATGAAATTGTCAAACGACCATGAGATGTCATAGGTACAGTAAGTGAggaagaaaggaattgaaatgTAGAATTTAGGATAAGGATATAATATTGTACTCTGGGATGATGTCAAAATCCATTCATCCTTATCCATCTCATGTTCTCCATTGCCTTGTAATCTGAGGATTTCTTTGTATAATACCAGTAAAACTGCAGTTGCTCACTCTTGGATCATATTAAACATCATCTCGTTTTTATGGATGATCCAAGTAGTAATCTTGGAAAGCactaatcatttaccaaaaaaaaatcttaattacAGATTTGAAAGAGTTTGAACTGAGGAGTGAGTTGTGACAGACAATTAGAGGGTGAGTGGCAGACAGAAACAGTCCCACATTTTTGTATCCTCCTTTTGCAGCAAGTCAAAAGGTATTGAAGAGACGCATGAAGCCCCAGCATATGGCGTGGTCAACGACAGATCTCATAGCTTTGCTTTGTTGAGGTTGCGGTCTTTAAGACTGTTGCGTTTTCAATTCATTCTGACTTTGCAAGGGACGATTATGACAGGCAgagaatatttttttgtttggttgattacaACAAACACGACATGATCGAAAATGGCTTCTTATTTCAAACCAGATATTTCTCTTCTTTGCAGTAGAAGGAACAAATCTATCCTTTAATCTTGTCAAGTTCCAGCAACTGAACAAAACCCTTTCTGACATATTTGTAACAGCTCTATGGGGGATTTTGAGAGGCGCAGTTGCAGAGCCAATTTGGCATTCTGTCCACCTCCACCAATAATTCTTGGTAGTGGAGGTGGCCAGTATGTCAAACAGGCAGTGTAAATTTGTCACTGAGAAACCCCAagagaaattaatgaaataccCCTTTACCATCATGTCTTCATCTGTTGAGGTACAACTATATCATGTAGTCTTGGAAATGCCAATTCCAACACCCTAATGTCCATCTTTTCttgcatatatatgtattatcttcttcttcttcaatatGTTATTGAATCCAGTTTGCTGGCAATGCTTTAAACTTGCTTTGGTCATCTCTTCAGCCTTTTTTTCTCAGGTGGAAAACTGACGTTACCTAATATCTCATCCAGATTTTGCCTTGGGTTGGAGTTTTCTGATCCATGAATTTGTTCACAAATTTGATCTGTACGTTtctttaacatatatatttttttctgatCCATGAACTCTCTTGCATGCTTTATACTTCTATCCTCTCATATACTGGCTCTCAACATCTCATCACCATGCGAACCGCACTCTGTCTCCGCCCTCTTCTTGGTCATCGACACATACAAGCGTTTGTATATATTTCTTCTGCTCCGCTGCATGGCATGCAGTACGTGCATTTGGTAATTTGGAGGTCAAATATAGATCAAAATTAGACTATAACCATAGCCAAGGGAATTTCTTATGTTAATCAAACTCCATGTGGGATGATCATTGcgaagagaataacaactcgtTTAACTTTAAGCTGCGATTAAATAACCATTCGTTATTCgattatttcttgaattttttttatccaacACATTCATTCTACGTTTGAGTTTTCAGTTACTCTATTATTGAAGAAGCGAATGCATTAGTTATAAGCATCATGCCCAATTATCTTTTGTTCCACAGCCTAAATAcaaatgtttatttatatttgaaaatattaaattttgtaccaggaataagaaaataacaaataaaaactttGGGCTGTGATTTGAATGGGGTTTTGATTTCAATGGGCTTTTTGGAACAGAAACCTCATCAGTCCACATATCGACCATTTTATGTACGTTGATAatcctaaaataaattaaaaaccctttataaaattaaaccaaaaagaaaaaaaagaagaaagaaattcgACCAAAATATATCCATCGCGAGGGTTTTCGAGTTAACCTTGGTCGTCTTTTCTATCAAATTAACAAGTAAATTCCAAATGGGAAGCACCGCCGTCGAGAAGACAGCAGAAGAGCTTCAGCGAGAGATTGATGAGCTTCATCGCCAGCAACGCGAGGTTTCtatctctttctctctttctttttcttgtaaatacGACTCTACGAATACTTTTAAGCtacattcttttctttattaatttgtgTATGCTTTATATAGATTACAGAGAGGCTGAGAGATCCTCGAGGACTCCGAAGAGGAGGACTGTCAGGCATCGGTCCTCGTAACTTCGCCGCCAATGGTTCTCGCCAGCGTGGCTTTCTTCGACCTGTATGCTTCTGTTTCTCTTTAATTCTCGCTTTTGCTGTTTTTCGccttttttagggtttaagttttcttctttttgtttcttgtaGGCGGATAGGATTGATGGAGAAGATCAACCTCCGGCTAAGAGGCGATTGTCATCAGCTGTTGTCAAGGTAAACCATTTCTTGCTCGATTTTCGTTAACAATTAGTAACTATTAAAAGTCTATTGATTCACCTAGCCTTTCTTATGctcttttttatattgttaatttgttaattttggaCTGAAGGTTGAAGATGGAGAGATTGTTGATGATGAAGTAGCAAAGGATGCCAGTGACATGGCTGTCGAAGGATCTGGTGCAGTACATGA from Gossypium raimondii isolate GPD5lz chromosome 1, ASM2569854v1, whole genome shotgun sequence harbors:
- the LOC105772540 gene encoding uncharacterized protein LOC105772540 isoform X1; this encodes MEVPFFPTLFSCIKDLVVQQALFSTLEDWLVKHPKILQFSWENGQTPASSHRFLTLTVLSYISFTFVLSQLSRPSLSRPLLKSIAAVHNIFLLTLSFIMALGCLVSIFSQVPNFNTLVCFPRGTSPSGPLFFWAYIFYLSKIVEFMDTLLIILSGSMKRLSFLHVYHHSMVVIMCYICLDSAQSSVPMVLITNCVVHVVMYTYYLLCTLGMHPKWKKMVTDFQLVQFRLSFLIMAMLVFYHFTASGCSGILSWCFNGAFNVSLLYLFSDFHAKSYSTNAKVFKVQAHESGIES
- the LOC105772540 gene encoding uncharacterized protein LOC105772540 isoform X2, with the protein product MEVPFFPTLFSCIKDLVVQQALFSTLEDWLVKHPKILQFSWENGQTPASSHRFLTLTVLSYISFTFVLSQLSRPSLSRPLLKSIAAVHNIFLLTLSFIMALGCLVSIFSQVPNFNTLVCFPRGTSPSGPLFFWAYIFYLSKIVEFMDTLLIILSGSMKRLSFLHVYHHSMVVIMCYICLDSAQSSVPMVLITNCVVHVVMYTYYLLCTLGMHPKWKKMVTDFQLVQFRLSFLIMAMLVFYHFTASGCSGILSWCFNGAFNVSLLYLFSDFHAKSYSTNAKVFKE
- the LOC105772549 gene encoding uncharacterized protein LOC105772549, encoding MAPSISSIFISHTFNSFASFTNCSKNNKNHTTPPSQHKNHRLFSSSPGKVSFAAATGELFLGIASRFIKSSSNYEDSGSTIPVFSRPRKRINGSEAGNNDKDRIGLVMEDEIEPEVIWEQRVKDIEAEKERRVVTSPGFSFSAAGLLFPYHLGVAQFLIEKGYIKETTPLAGSSAGAIICAVIASGASMDEALKATKDLADDCRLKGTAFRLGAVLRDILDKFLPDDIHTRSNGRVRVAVTQILWRPRGLLVDQFDSKEDLINAVITSSFIPGYLAPRPATMFRNRLCIDGGLTLFMPPTSASKTVRVCAFPASQLGLQGIGISPDCNPENRASGRELFNWALEPADDEILDRLFEFGYIDAAVWGEQNPVKDIVADNSPLVGNGSAK